TGAGTGCCGGCGACTCGATCTGGACGACATCCCACCTGCTCGTCTCCGGACGCACCGCCTACAACACCCGGCCAGTCACCAGCTACTACATCGACAACCTGTTCCGCGGCCACAATGCCACCCTCGACCGGCTCCGCGTGGACCGCTGGCTGGAGGAAGCGCTCAACCGCAGCCCCGCCCCCTGCACCTTGCCGCCGTCTTTGGCATCAGCACCGCCAGCGCCATCCGATACGCGCAAGCCGCGCGCCTGATCCTCGAAGACGATGCGTCACCATGGCTACGTTGATCTCTAGGAACAGCGTTTCTTGATGGATTCCGGAGTCAGTCGGTGATCATCCGGTGCGGGAATGTCGAGCAGAAATGACGGCGTTGCCGTGGGGCGGCGAGAAAAAGGGAAGGCGGGAGCCAACTGGTCGTTGGCAGGATGTCCGCGCTCAACATCCGATGGGAAAGGACCCGACAACCGTGGCTCGTGCCATCACTTTGATCCGCTCCGCCTCCCTGTCCGACGTCGCCGAGTACGCCTACGCGGCCACTGCGCCCGCCGAGTCACGCCTGATCTTCCTCGCTGGGGCGTGTCCGCTGAACGATGACGGCTCCACAGCAGCGATCGGGGATTACGCAGGCCAGGCAGCGAAAGCCATGGAGAACATGCAGGCCGCTCTCTCTGCCTCAGGTGCGTCACTGCAGGACGTCATCAGTACCCGGGTCCTCGTCGCATCGGCCCGGCGGGAGGACCTGGTGGCTGCCTGGCAGGTAGTCCGGGACTTGTTCGCTGACCATGACGTCCCCAGCACCTTGATGGGCGTCACCGTGCTCGGCTACAAGGACCAACTCGTCGAGATCGAGGGCGTCGCCGCCGTGCTCGATTCTTGAGACCTTTTCCAAGGACACCGCGAACGCGGGACGGCCAGCCGTCCGCCAGGACGGCTGGCCGCCGAGGAACGTAGGCTGCGGTCAGCCGGCCTTGGCGGGCTGCTCAGCTCGTGCTCGGGTACTGGCGAGGCGGTAGGAGTCTGTGCCGGTCTCGATGATGGTGCCGTTGAAGGTGAGACGGTCGACGATGGCCGCGCAAAGTCGGGGATCCGTGAACGTCTTGGTCCAGCCATCTGGGGCTGGCACATGTTCCTTTTCGTGGATCGCCGCTGCCACCGGCCCGTATCCATCTTCTGCTGTCCTCGTTGGTCTTCGTGGTGGTGCCCGGATTCTCCAGGTGCTGCCTTGATCGGTCAGGTGCGAGGAAGGTGTGCCGGTGGCATCCCAGTTGAGGGTGGTCCAGGGTGGTGCCGTCCTGCTGGAGCCGGTGACCGCCGATCCGTGGGAGTTTCAGGCCGACTGCGTTGAGGCGTTCGTCGCCTCGTGGCGGGCCCGCGGGTTCAGTCCAGTGACGGTCGATAACGACATCGGACTGCTGGAACGGACGCTCACCGCGCTGGGCCGGCCCGCCTGGGACGTCACTCCCGAAGACATCGACCGTGTCGTCGGTGACCTGGCCCTTGCCGGGCGGGCCGCCTCGACCCGCCGCGAGTACGTGCAGATCTTCAAGGGCTTCCACCGGTTTCTGCAGGTCCGCAAGGCCGTCGAGATCGAAGCCGGTTTCGGCGTCCGTCTGGTCTGCCCGGTCGATGAGTTCAACGCGTCCCGGCATGTCGGCGATGACTCCCCGGCCCAGCTGCCTCCGCCGACCCCAGAGCGGGTCGCGGAGTTCTTCGAATTCCTCAAGGCCCGGATTGCCACGGCCCGCAAGTACGCGCCCGCCGCCCGTGACTATGCGATGTTCCGAACGCTCTATCACGCCGGCCTGCGCTCGGAAGAGGCGTCGCTTCTGGATCGCCCGGACCTCCACTTCACGCGGGGACCGTTCGGGAAACTCCATATCCGGTTCGGCAAAGGGGCTCGCACGTCCGGGCCGCGGCCGCGTTGGGTGCCGATGCTGGACGGGCTCGACCTTGTCCTGCGCTGGTTCCTCGACGACGTCCGCGGGAAGTTCCCCGACTCACCGGTGCTGTTCGCGGACGAGTCCGGTGGCAGTCTGCACCGGGGGACGATCCGCAACCGTTTGCGCTATCTGATGGAACTCGAAGGCAGGCCGGCGACCGACCGGTTCAGTCCGCATGCCCTGCGGAGGGCCTGCGCCACCCACAACTACGAGCGCGGTGTGGACTTGGTGGCCATCCAGCAGCTTCTTGGTCACTGGACGGTCAGCTCGACCATGAGATACGTCCGTCCCTCCGCGACATTCATCGAGGATGCCTATCGCCGCGCGGTGACCGCCACGCTCGGCGAACTCACCGCCGAGGGGGACAGCTCCGCATGAAGATCCGATGGCGTTTGCGGATGGCCGCCGCCCAGCGCGAGGTCTGGACCGGCACCCAGCTGCAGCGGCTGCTGGCCGAACGCGCCGGGCTGCAGATGTCGTCCGCCTCGGTGTCTGCGCTGTTCAGCAAGGAACCTTCTCAGGTGAAGATGTCCACTCTGATCGCGTTGTGCACCGCGCTGGACTGCACCCCCAATGACCTGTTCGAGGTCGACACCACCCCCGTCGAACGTCCCGCAGCCCCGCTTCGGCCGGTCGCCGACCTGCCGAAGGCAGTCTCCGCGCGGGGCCGTTCGATGCCTCCGCTGTGACCTGGAGAGGGCGGCATCGTGGGCGTCAAACAGAGCGACTGCACCGGTTGCGGAGCCCCGGTCGGCTTCATCGACCGGCACTACTGCTGCCGCTGCACTGCCCAACAGAAAGAGGCCGCGACCCGGGCCGCTTGTCCCCGGTGCAGCCAGCAGCGTGTCCTCCGGGCGGACACCGGCCGGTGCATCACCTGCTCTCGCGTATGCACCGGATGCGGCAACCCGGTGCGGAGTAAATCCTCGGCTCTCTGCCGCACTTGCATGCGGGAGTCCGAACGCGACGCCGCCAAGGATCCATGCCCTCGCTGCAGCCGGCCCGGATATCTGCGCGAGGACACCGGCTGGTGCGGGCACTGCTCGCGTCCCCGGCAGGCCAAACAGCCGCCCCGGGCCTGCGAGCAATGCGGCAGAGTACGGAAGCATGCAGGGCTGGGACTGTGCTCGGCCTGCTGGCAGCGTCACCCCGACCGCCCCTTCGTCCGGGCCGAGCACCTCATCGCCGAACTCGACAATCCCCCCGCCTGGCTGCAGGACTTCACCACAGATCTCGCTGCCAAGTATTCCGTCGGCCGGGCCTGCACGATGATCACTTCGCTCGGGTGGCTCCTTCGGGATGACCAGCCCAACCTCCCCCAGTCTGTACTCGAACGATCCCGCCGCCCGGGCCGTTCGATGGGTTCCCTCGCCCGTGCCTTGGAGACCTTCTTCACCAGTCACGGTCTGGCCATGGCCACCGACCAGGCCGAACGGCTCGCGGCCGGCCGCCGACAACGCCGCGTCCTCGCGGTCCCAGGCCTCCTGCGACCTTCGGTGGAGGCCTTCTCCGACTTCATGATCCGCTCACGCGAGCGATCCCGGCGTGCCGGAACGCTGCCCCGCACCGATGCCACCATCGAAGCCGCACTCGCCATCGTGCGTGACCTCGCCCTGTTCCTCGCCGGCGAGCGCGGAAAGCAGGACTGGGCACTGACCGACGTGCACGATCTCGAAGCTTTCCTGGCCAGGTCGCCCAAGGCCCGAAAGCGTCGGCTGGTGGTGCTCGGACAGTTCTTCCGCTTCGCGCGGTCCCGGAAGATCGTCCTCGTCGATCCTGCCCGCGGTCTGACTGCCCGAGGACCGAGCGGCTTCACGGGTGCGACGCTGACACCTGACCAGCAACGTGTGCTGTTCCGCCGCTGGACAACGGATCCGGCCGTCCACCCGCACGAAGCCCTGCTGGGCATGCTCGCCTTGTTGCACGGTGCCTCAAGCCGCGAGGTCAAGATGCTGCAGGCCGTTGACCTCGACTTTCGTGCCCGGACCGCCCGGCTCGGAGACCGCCCGCATCCGGTTCCTTTGGATCCGCCGTCTTGGGCGGCAGTGGAAGGCTGCCTGGGCCACCGCGAAGACCAGAAGACTGACAACCCGCATGTGATGGTCACCCGCCAGACGAAGTCGGGCCGGGGACCGGCGTCCACCGCCTATGTCAGTCACGTCCTCGACGCCTGCGGGTTCCCACCCCGTATGATCCGCTGCACTCGACTGCTCGACCTGGTCAACACCATGGACCCCAAGCTCGTTGCCGCCACGTTCGGCATGGACCCCGAGGCCACCATGATCTATCTCGCTGACCACATCGACCCCGGCCGCCTGCCTGACCTGCAATCACGGTGACGACAGGCACCTCCTTGACCTGGTGTTCCTGGGATGAGCTCTCGAGACGCTGTCCCCGACGAACCAGCAGAATTGACCGTCCGCTGCCAGGACGACCGGCCGTCTCTGTGAAGTTCTGTGACCTCTTCGATGAGGACGAAGAATGCGTGCACTACGCCATCGAGGCTTGGGCGGCCAGTCTGAACGCTCGGCTGGACGGCGTGGCAGCCTGGAACTGGGGCGCAGACCTGGCTCCTTTCCTGGAGGACCTCTCTGAGGGCTTCCAGGGCTGGGAGGGAGAGCGTGTCTGGCAGACCAACGACCGTGATCTCACTGTCAGAGCGGTCTTCCGCTCGGGCGGCCATGTTGGGCTGACCTGGACCCTCCGTCCGTGGCAAATATTCGTTGGCAGCTGGTAGGTATCCGTCACCACCTGGCTGGAATCCGGCGAGCAGATGTCCACTCTCGCAGCCGATGTCCGGCACTTCCTCGGCCAGGAGGCCGGTCATCGTGGGTGACATGCAGCTCGTTTGGACTCTCAGCGGGCGGGGATGGGCCGACTGCACCATCGCCGATCATCAGGCGGAAGCCGAGGTCACAGCCTCATACATCTCCACAGCCCCCGAGGACCTACTGACCACCGCGGTATCGCCGAGCTCGTCCACCCACTCCGCTCGTCGACGACCCGGCGGTCGGGTCGTGGCGATGTCAGATCGTGTCGACGATGAAGACGTCGAGAGACTGCGTGACGATGTCGATCAGGTTCGCGAACGACCTGGTGCTCACCGTGCTGGACGAGGAATAGACCATGCCGACCGGAGTCTGGACGAGATCGAAAGTCGTCACGATCGCGCCGGAGTCTCCCGGCTTGCTGAAGGGAAGAGGACCGAAGGTTCCGGTCCCCTCGATCGCAAGGGAGCCTGAGAAATAGGCGTTCTGTCCTCCGTAGCCGACCCAGTGAGAGGCACCGACCTCCTTGACGGTTCCCGCTGTCACCTCGGTCGTCCGGCCACTCTTGAAGACGAGCATCCCTATGGTGGCCGCCCCTGTCGTGGTGCTGATGGGCACCTCTACCGGCCCCAGGACTCCGTTGATCAGGATGTTGGGGTTGACTTGCGCCGGATCCGCCCATGCTGTCGCGCAGTCGACGCTGTTGATGACGCCGCCGAACTCTATTTTGGTGAAACGCTCGAGCACCGCGATGAGATGTTGCGGACAGACCCCCGCGTCGGCGCGGCCGGGCTGGGCGATGCAATTCCCCAGCTGTCCGGCATTGGCGTCCGCGATGACGTGGTTACAGCTGATGAGGAGCGTTCTCTGGTCGCGCGGGAACGATCGGCCCGTGGATAGGCATCCCAGCGTGCCGCTGCTCGCCGGGCTGACGGGGCTGCTGATCGATATGCCACCCGGTGCCGGCCTGCTGTGGAAGGTGAACCCCTGCGCCTCTATCTCGCCGGTGACCACCGGAATGATCGGAACCCTTGACGATGCGGCGACGCGCACGTCCATCTGCTCGACGATCAACGCCTCCACGTCGTCGGCGTTTCTCGGCTGGGCCAGATAGACGTTCAAGGTGGGTTGCCCCGGCTCGATGGCGCTGCTGCGGGGCCCATATTCGGATGGTGTGGCCCTGCCGATGCCGACGCCCTGCACGTTGGTCAGTTCGGTCAGATCGTCCACGGATCGGAGTCCGCTGCGCTGCTCCCCCTGACCGCTGAGGATCCCTTCGATCGCGGCTCGCGCGTCGACCAGCTCCGTGGGGAACTGGTCGGGGTCGAATCCGATGTGATCGGACGTCACCTCGGGTTGTCTGATCTCCACGTTCTCGCCGGATTGCGCGAAATCATCAGGTGGAGGCTGACTGATTCTTGGCACGACAGCCTCCTGGAAGGCTCTGGATGGGTGCCCCGCTCTCGGCTTTCACTTCACGAGAGGCGATGAATCAAGGGTAGATCCGGGTGAAGGAAGATCGCCACTTGTGGTATCACCACCTGCGTATCGGCACACGGTATCCGCCGGACGGTATCGCGCACTGTATTGATCAGAAACTCATTGGGTTCACTCGTCGAGGACGTAGCGGACATGTCGACCGCCGAAGTATCCGCGCAAGATGTGGGGCTGGCGTTGTCGGCGGTGGAAGAACCTGCGGGTTTCGGTGGCGAGGTCGGCCTGGTTCCTGGCCGGTGGGTGTGGGGCAGGCTGCGTTTGAGGTCGGCGTTGACGAGCTCGTCGGGGTTCAGCTCCGGTGAGTACGACGGCAGGAAGTGCAGCTCGATCTGGGCCTCGTGGTCGGCGAGCCAGGTCCGGACGGTCTTCGAGCGGTGGGCCGAGTGCCGGTCGACGATCAGATGGACCTTGCGGTCGAAGTGACCGACGAGCCGGTCCAGGAAGCGGCACATGACCTTCGCGTCGAACGACTCGGTGAAGACCATGAAGTGTATCCGGCCCTTCGTGCTGATCGCGGACATCGCGTTCACGGAGAACCGGTTCCCGGTGCGACGGACGATCGGAGTGCTTCCTCTGGCGCCCCAGGTGCGGCCGGTGCCCTGGTCCGAGCGGATCCCGACCTGGTCGGCGAAGAGGACTTCACTCCTCTCCGCCTTCGCCCGAGCCCGGATCGCCGGCCAGGTCTCCTCGTGCCAGACGCGGACCGCTTCCGCGTCCTGCTCGACGGCCCGCTTGTCCGGACGCTGGAACGTCAGTCCCCAGCGTTTGAGGTACTTGCCCACACCGGGCTCGGTGAAGCGGACCCGGTAGAGCTTGAAGATCAGCTCGCCTATCGGGGCCCGTGTCCACAGCTGACCGGAAAGCCCCAGGACGGAGGGGGTGTGATCGAGGACGGCCTGTCGGATGGCGGCCTGCTCGGCCTCGGACAGAACCTGATGCTCGCCCACCCGGCGGCCCCGCGCACGCGACAGCAGCGCGTCCCGGCCACCGGTCTGCCACCTCGTCCACCAGTTGTCTACGGCCCTGACCGACACCTTGAACAGAGCCGCGACCTCAGCCCGGTCCCGCCCCTCCACCAGCGCGGACACCGCCAGCAACCGCACAGCCTCCTGCGCGGCCGGCGACCAGGTCCTCGCATTCCCCACCAGATCACTCACACACCGTCAACGAGCACGAACCCAAAGCGTTTTGGATCAATAGGCGACGTCACTGTGACGGCGGTCGGCAGCGACCCCCACGCGGATCACCGGGCAGCCACCTACTGCGGCCACTCGGACTTCGAGACCTTGGTCAACGAGGCTTCGTGCCACACCCCGCGGCCCCGGGCTGATCCGAACGGCCCCACGTCCGGACAGCCCCGCCAACGCAGGACACCTCGCGTGCGCAGGCTTACAGTCGTGAGTAAGAGGCGTTCCACCCCACTCCGTCATCGGACCCGGGGCAGGGCGCGGGGTGCGGGACTTCGCCCGGCCGGCCGGCCGCGGCCCACGGGGACAGCCTCGCCGTCCGGCCCCGAGTTCAGGGACCTGATGAGCCATGGCTGACGTGAAGGTCGTGTGGACAGGGCTTGAATGCCGTGTCAGGCAAGAGAAGAAAGACGACATCTTCGGCAGCGTTCAGCTGATCGCCGGAATGACGCCGCAGCCGGCGGTGAAGTTCCCCGACGCTGGCACGCTGACGTTCGGGCCTCCAGAGCTGAGGATCTTCAGCGCCCAGCGCCTGCTGTACTCCGGACCGGCACAGGACCTCAGCGTGTCCCTCGCGCTCGTGCAGCACGACTCCGGTGACATCGAGCAGGGGAAGCAGGCCGTCGCCCAGGCCATCTCCACCGCGGCGACGGCGGCCGTCGCCGCCGCCACGAGTCCGGCGGGCGCCGCCCTCGCCAAACCCTTCATCGACTTCCTGGTCGTAGGCCTGGTCGATATCGCGAGCGACCTCCTCGGCCTCGCCGACGACCCGTTCAACCCGGCGGCTGTCTTCATCCCGAAGGACAAGCTGCTGGATGCGAACAGCCGGCGCCAGATACGGCAGCGCCCCAACGATCCGCACACACTGCAGTTCACGGACATGGTCATCTGCAGCGGTACGGACGGTGACGGAGACCTGGGGGTGTACGCGCTGTACCTGGACGTACAGCCGTCTGGCGCCCCGGGCGGAGGCGGCGTCACGCCCGCGGGCGACGGCATCGGCACGCCCACACTGAGCACGGGCTCGCAGGGAGTGGCGGTGGAGAAGCTCCAGCGCCTCCTGAACGCCCACGTGCCGGACCTCGGACCCCTGGACGTCGACGGCGACTTCGGCCCCGTCACGGACGAACGCGTCCGCGAGTACCAGCGTCGTGTCGACATCGAGATCGACGGTGTCGTGGGTCCTGAGACCTGGGGCATGCTGACGGGCGGTGAGCGAGCGGAGGAGGACGCGTCCGGGACACCGACCCTGAGCAACGGCTCGCGCGGCCCCGCGGTCCGCAAGCTCCAACGCCTCCTGAACGCCCACGTGCCGGACCTCCAGGCCCTCGCGGTCGACGGGAGGTTCGGCCCCGTCACGGAGCAGCACGTCCGCAAGTTCCAAACCCGCCTCGCCATCACCGTCGACGGCATCGTCGGCCCTCAGACGTGGGGCGCACTCACGCGCTGAGCGAGCCTCTCGCCCAGACTCGGGGAGGGGGGCCGTCTCACTCGTGGACGACGACGGCCTCCAAGGCCCAGGGCGAAGAACGTCCAGCTGCCGACCTCGGGGAGTTCCTTGCCGCTGAGGCGGGAGGCGCCGGAGAGCGGATACTTCGGCGGTCGACATGTCCGCTACGTCCTCGACGAGTGAACCCAATGAGTTTCTGATCAATAATACGAAACGGAGAATTAAGTCCCTGCTGAACTTGAATGCGTGATGCCCGCTCGATCGAGGTCACAATCCCGCCCAGTGCCCAGACGACAACAACATCACGACCAACGACACTGAGCCGAACGGGTGACGGGACGGGGGCTCTCAGAGCTTCAAGATCAACTCAGCGCCCCTCCGACCCGTATCTCGGTCAGACCCCTCACAGAGGCATGGCACAAGAGCCGCCGCCTGGAGAACACCTGAGCCTGACCGAACCTGGATGGTTCGGTGCGGCCTGGCACAGGTTCGCCGGAACATGTGCGCTTTGCCGAAGGACTCGTTGGAGGCGATGGTGACGCTGTTCTTCTCCTCGCGCTCGGTCAAAACCTGGAAGAGTAGTTCGGCTCCGTGGCGGTCCAGTTCCATGTAGCCGAGCTCGTCAATGCACAAAAGATCGACGCGTCCGTAACGGGCGATGGTCTTGTTCAGCTGCTTCTCGTCGGCGGCCTCGACCAGCTCGTTCACCAGCTTCGTGGCGAGCGTGTAGCGGACGCGGTAGCCCTCATCGCGGCCTCGGTGCCCAGGGCGATGAGCATGTGGGACTTGCCGGTGCCGGAGTCCCCGATCAGGCAGAGCGGCTGGCTCTTCTTGATCCACTCGCAGCTGGCGAGTGTGTGGATGGTCGCCGCGTCGATGTTCGGGTTGGCGTCGAAGTCGAACGCCCGCAGCGACTTCTCCCGCGGGAAGCCAGCCGCCTTGATCCGCCGCTCCGAGCGACGGCGGGCCCGGTCGTCGCACTCGGCCATCAACAGCTCTGCGAGAAACCCGCGGTAGCTCATCTGGTCCTTGAGCGCCCGCTCGGCGATATCGGAGAACTCGTTGCGGATCGAGGGCAGCCGCAGCAGCCGACAGGCGCTGTCGATGGCGGCGTCGGCGGCCTGCTCGGTCAAGCCTCGCTGGCGGGGCAGAGTCACTGTGCTTCTCCCTCACGGTGGTCGCCACCACTGGTGCGGCGGCGTCGGAGCAATTGGTCATAGGGGGTCACCGAGGGCAGCGGCCTGGTGTCCGGCGGAAGATGCGCGAGCCGCCATTCGTGCAGGGACGTCACTGTCGCCGACGGTTTCCCGGAAACCAGCTGGCCTGCCGAGGGGGTGGGTTCGGTCTCGGCCTGGGCGGCCTTGC
The Streptomyces lunaelactis genome window above contains:
- a CDS encoding tyrosine-type recombinase/integrase, which translates into the protein MASQLRVVQGGAVLLEPVTADPWEFQADCVEAFVASWRARGFSPVTVDNDIGLLERTLTALGRPAWDVTPEDIDRVVGDLALAGRAASTRREYVQIFKGFHRFLQVRKAVEIEAGFGVRLVCPVDEFNASRHVGDDSPAQLPPPTPERVAEFFEFLKARIATARKYAPAARDYAMFRTLYHAGLRSEEASLLDRPDLHFTRGPFGKLHIRFGKGARTSGPRPRWVPMLDGLDLVLRWFLDDVRGKFPDSPVLFADESGGSLHRGTIRNRLRYLMELEGRPATDRFSPHALRRACATHNYERGVDLVAIQQLLGHWTVSSTMRYVRPSATFIEDAYRRAVTATLGELTAEGDSSA
- a CDS encoding RidA family protein encodes the protein MARAITLIRSASLSDVAEYAYAATAPAESRLIFLAGACPLNDDGSTAAIGDYAGQAAKAMENMQAALSASGASLQDVISTRVLVASARREDLVAAWQVVRDLFADHDVPSTLMGVTVLGYKDQLVEIEGVAAVLDS
- a CDS encoding peptidoglycan-binding domain-containing protein; this encodes MADVKVVWTGLECRVRQEKKDDIFGSVQLIAGMTPQPAVKFPDAGTLTFGPPELRIFSAQRLLYSGPAQDLSVSLALVQHDSGDIEQGKQAVAQAISTAATAAVAAATSPAGAALAKPFIDFLVVGLVDIASDLLGLADDPFNPAAVFIPKDKLLDANSRRQIRQRPNDPHTLQFTDMVICSGTDGDGDLGVYALYLDVQPSGAPGGGGVTPAGDGIGTPTLSTGSQGVAVEKLQRLLNAHVPDLGPLDVDGDFGPVTDERVREYQRRVDIEIDGVVGPETWGMLTGGERAEEDASGTPTLSNGSRGPAVRKLQRLLNAHVPDLQALAVDGRFGPVTEQHVRKFQTRLAITVDGIVGPQTWGALTR
- a CDS encoding tyrosine-type recombinase/integrase translates to MRESERDAAKDPCPRCSRPGYLREDTGWCGHCSRPRQAKQPPRACEQCGRVRKHAGLGLCSACWQRHPDRPFVRAEHLIAELDNPPAWLQDFTTDLAAKYSVGRACTMITSLGWLLRDDQPNLPQSVLERSRRPGRSMGSLARALETFFTSHGLAMATDQAERLAAGRRQRRVLAVPGLLRPSVEAFSDFMIRSRERSRRAGTLPRTDATIEAALAIVRDLALFLAGERGKQDWALTDVHDLEAFLARSPKARKRRLVVLGQFFRFARSRKIVLVDPARGLTARGPSGFTGATLTPDQQRVLFRRWTTDPAVHPHEALLGMLALLHGASSREVKMLQAVDLDFRARTARLGDRPHPVPLDPPSWAAVEGCLGHREDQKTDNPHVMVTRQTKSGRGPASTAYVSHVLDACGFPPRMIRCTRLLDLVNTMDPKLVAATFGMDPEATMIYLADHIDPGRLPDLQSR
- a CDS encoding IS630 family transposase, with amino-acid sequence MSDLVGNARTWSPAAQEAVRLLAVSALVEGRDRAEVAALFKVSVRAVDNWWTRWQTGGRDALLSRARGRRVGEHQVLSEAEQAAIRQAVLDHTPSVLGLSGQLWTRAPIGELIFKLYRVRFTEPGVGKYLKRWGLTFQRPDKRAVEQDAEAVRVWHEETWPAIRARAKAERSEVLFADQVGIRSDQGTGRTWGARGSTPIVRRTGNRFSVNAMSAISTKGRIHFMVFTESFDAKVMCRFLDRLVGHFDRKVHLIVDRHSAHRSKTVRTWLADHEAQIELHFLPSYSPELNPDELVNADLKRSLPHTHRPGTRPTSPPKPAGSSTADNASPTSCADTSAVDMSATSSTSEPNEFLINTVRDTVRRIPCADTQVVIPQVAIFLHPDLPLIHRLS
- a CDS encoding helix-turn-helix domain-containing protein; translated protein: MKIRWRLRMAAAQREVWTGTQLQRLLAERAGLQMSSASVSALFSKEPSQVKMSTLIALCTALDCTPNDLFEVDTTPVERPAAPLRPVADLPKAVSARGRSMPPL